A window of the Ostrea edulis chromosome 1, xbOstEdul1.1, whole genome shotgun sequence genome harbors these coding sequences:
- the LOC125663976 gene encoding aurora kinase A-B-like — MEPKRVLAEVTNKTLENSKEPVKEPPKEQARPDRTKWSLDSFDIGKPLGKGKFGTVYLAREKATKFIVALKVLFKSQLQKAGVEHQLRREIEIQSHLRHPNILRLYGYFHDKSRVYLILEYAPKGELYKELQKQGRFDEKRAATHMLQMFKAMSYCHEKKVIHRDIKPENLLMGLTGELKIADFGWSVHAPSSRRTTLCGTLDYLPPEMIEGQLHDERVDHWSLGILMYEFLVGKPPFEAETNTETYRRITKVDLHFPPYVSEGAKDLISKLLRHNPKHRIDFRDAMEHPWIKENSHTLPTGRSESKSSTSSTS, encoded by the exons ATGGAACCTAAACGGGTTTTGGCAGAAGTGACCAATAAAACCCTGGAGAATTCCAAGGAACCAGTCAAAGAACCCCCCAAAGAACAAGCTAGACC AGATAGAACAAAATGGTCACTAGATAGTTTTGATATTGGGAAACCACTTGGAAAAGGGAAATTTGGTACAGTCTATCTGGCAAGAGAAAAAGCTACAAAATTTATTGTTGCTCTTAAG GTTTTATTCAAGTCACAGTTGCAGAAAGCTGGTGTGGAACATCAACTTCGCAGAGAAATTGAAATTCAATCACATTTAAG ACACCCAAATATATTACGTCTGTATGGCTACTTTCATGACAAGTCCAGAGTATACCTAATCCTGGAGTATGCGCCAAAAGGGGAACTCTATAAAGAATTACAGAAACAGGGACGTTTTGATGAAAAGAGAGCAGCTACT CACATGCTGCAAATGTTCAAAGCAATGTCCTACTGCCATGAAAAGAAAGTCATCCACAGAGATATCAAGCCTGAGAACTTGTTAATGGGACTGACAGGAGAACTCAAAATAGCTGACTTTGGCTGGTCTGTGCATGCACCATCATCAAG ACGCACCACACTATGTGGTACTCTAGACTACCTTCCTCCTGAAATGATAGAAGGACAACTTCATGATGAACGAGTGGACCACTGGAGCCTGGGAATCCTCATGTATGAGTTCTTGGTGGGAAAACCACCATTTGAAGCCGAGACAAACACAGAAACTTATAGAAGGATAACAAAAGTTGATCTGCATTTTCCCCCATATGTTTCGGAAGGGGCCAAGGATTTAATATCAAAG TTACTTCGTCACAATCCCAAGCACAGAATCGACTTCCGTGATGCCATGGAACATCCCTGGATAAAAGAAAACAGCCACACGCTACCCACTGGCCGATCAGAGAGCAAGTCCTCAACCTCCTCCACATCCTGA
- the LOC125663977 gene encoding transcription intermediary factor 1-beta-like codes for MIRMLYVSSEMKVKVTLSEIMATSRTCEFEESLTGTVFDCPICLERLTVPKYLPCLHTFCKQCIESYLEKFVQHLGTSTYFECPVCRQKVIAPEANITSVDWANKLPINHLLLSLESGTRTHNIADCESVLCKPCQRVHERRRAKFYCSNCDDNLCETCFTYLHKRIPHYENHKISKISEPNLTLDVGRCLIHKNSVLEVYCFDHEELGCNECSNILHQGCTNVKSVDEVAEHFDTETIDSAVARMKIKTETEIQKTKLNSKQLEDQSKQIHLCVLNLVDDIKKRLDVLQDSFLKEFEVTHEHEKSCLSSTQGCLEGFSKTLTRYEEMLRLTKTRSKKQLFLTALRIKPQLLEELNDFRKWSKCQGHTEYQWEENSRWKDITEADNIVNVQVKKSERNFIPDLKREEDSFNRYVKDFQTKKMKSYQLIPVNDHIFAHTDNPWCIKVIQKNGVITKTLKGSNCGFGYFALSRNGRRIVYSTSNSVICEEIDGEEVFHCSEKQTGLTRKGARGIGVDFHDNIYICDSKGGSVVKISASGEQAKIIMPSLCHIKKPYALSFDKSGKRFFVGSWLETHGMIEVYELQ; via the exons ATGATCCGAATGTTATATGTTTCGTCtgaaatgaaagtgaaagtaacATTGTCGGAAATAATGGCAACTTCAAGAACTTGTGAATTTGAAGAAAGCCTGACAGGGACTGTGTTTGATTGCCCAATTTGTTTAGAGAGATTAACAGTCCCAAAGTATCTCCCATGTCTCCacacattttgtaaacaatgtataGAGTCATATCTCGAAAAATTTGTGCAACATTTGGGAACATCCACTTATTTTGAGTGCCCCGTTTGTCGACAAAAAGTCATAGCGCCGGAAGCGAACATTACATCGGTGGATTGGGCTAACAAGTTACCCATAAATCATCTTTTATTGTCTTTAGAAAGTGGTACAAGGACACACAATATTGCTGACTGTGAAAGTGTATTGTGCAAACCTTGTCAACGAGTCCACGAGAGAAGACGTGCGAAATTTTACTGCAGCAACTGTGATGACAACCTTTGTGAAACTTGTTTTACATACCTTCACAAACGCATTCCACATTATGAAAATCAcaagatttcaaagatttcggagCCTAACTTGACACTGGACGTTGGTCGTTGCCTAATTCATAAAAATAGTGTTTTAGAAGTTTACTGCTTTGACCATGAAGAACTGGGGTGCAATGAGTGCTCCAACATATTGCATCAGGGATGTACGAATGTTAAATCAGTAGATGAAGTTGCAGAACATTTCGATACTGAAACTATTGATTCTGCTGTAgcaagaatgaaaataaagacaGAAACTGAAATACAGAAAACCAAATTGAACTCGAAGCAGCTTGAAGATCAGAGTAAGCAAATTCATTTGTGTGTGTTGAATCTTGtagatgacattaaaaaaagGTTAGATGTACTCCAAGACAGTTTTCTTAAAGAGTTTGAAGTAACACATGAACATGAGAAATCATGTTTGTCCAGCACACAGGGGTGTCTTGAAGGATTTTCAAAAACTCTCACAAGATACGAAGAAATGCTTAGATTGACTAAAACTAGATCTAAGAAACAATTGTTTCTCACAGCATTGAGGATAAAACCACAGTTATTAGAAGAGTTGAATGACTTTAGAAAATGGagcaaatgtcaaggtcatacagaATATCAGTGGGAAGAAAATTCAAGATGGAAAGACATCACAGAGGCTGATAATATTGTCAATGTTCAAGTCAAAAAAAGTGAAAGAAACTTTATTCCTGACTTGAAACGAGAAGAGGATTCCTTTAACAG ATATGTGAAAGATTTCCaaacaaagaaaatgaaatcttaTCAATTGATTCCAGTAAATGACCACATATTTGCTCATACAGACAACCCTTGGTGTATAAAAGTCATTCAGAAAAATGGAGTGATAACAAAAACCTTGAAAGGCAGCAATTGTGGATTTGGATATTTTGCACTCTCACGCAATGGTAGAAGAATTGTTTATTCGACATCAAATTCTGTCATATGCGAAGAAATTGATGGCGAAGAAGTTTTTCATTGTTCAGAAAAACAAACTGGATTAACAAGGAAGGGAGCCAGAGGAATAGGTGTAGATTTTCATgacaatatttacatatgtgACAGTAAGGGAGGATCTGTTGTGAAAATTTCTGCAAGTGGAGAACAAGCTAAAATAATTATGCCTTCTTTGTGTCATATTAAGAAACCCTATGCTTTAAGTTTTGATAAGAGTGGGAAGAGATTTTTTGTTGGTTCATGGTTAGAGACTCATGGTATGATTGAGGTGTATGAATTGCAGTGA